Within Limnohabitans sp. 2KL-27, the genomic segment CCTTGCCGCTTTTGTTGAAAGGCGACATGGAAAAAGCCATGGCACAGATTCACACCAGCAAGCCGCCACGCCCCAAACCACCCCGGCCCGTCAAAACACCAACGCCAGAAGCCCCAACAAGCGCCGAGTGAAACGGGCCGCCGAGCTCACTGCCCCTGCAGCCTGCGGTATTTGGCCCAGAGTGTTTCCTGGCTCTCGACATGCTGGGGGTGGATGGGAATGCAGGCCACCGGGCAGACCTGCACACACTGGGGCTCGTCGAAATGCCCCACGCACTCGGTGCACTTGGACGGGTCGATTTCGTAAATCTCTTCGCCCAGATAAATCGCCTGGTTCGGGCACTCGGGCTCGCACACATCGCAGTTGATGCATTCGTCGGTGATCATCAGGGCCATGGCTGGGGCTCCGCAAAAGTCTGCATCGTGGTCATGCCCGAATTATCGGCCACAGGCATCAGCCCGAACGAGAGCA encodes:
- a CDS encoding YfhL family 4Fe-4S dicluster ferredoxin — protein: MALMITDECINCDVCEPECPNQAIYLGEEIYEIDPSKCTECVGHFDEPQCVQVCPVACIPIHPQHVESQETLWAKYRRLQGQ